In the genome of Lycium ferocissimum isolate CSIRO_LF1 unplaced genomic scaffold, AGI_CSIRO_Lferr_CH_V1 ctg51, whole genome shotgun sequence, one region contains:
- the LOC132044686 gene encoding uncharacterized protein LOC132044686: MTTVSALPYYLDCPKNVNKLKDYAGRALKLYNDSNGTSYEVDEILKVNGGGCRAFIFYITFSVKNGMDNIFQAKVSEDIGYHLEFPIVRPKHKVVGKSCCQNR; encoded by the exons ATGACGACTGTCTCCGCCCTGCCATACTACTTGGATTGTCCAAAGAATGTGAACAAGTTGAAGGATTATGCTGGAAGGGCACTTAAGCTATACAATGATAGTAAT GGCACCAGCTATGAGGTTGATGAGATTTTGAAGGTGAATGGAGGTGGTTGTCGtgcttttattttctatattacCTTTTCTGTCAAAAATGGCATGGACAACATTTTTCAAGCAAAGGTGTCAGAAGATATAGGTTATCATTTGGAGTTTCCTATCGTCAGGCCAAAGCATAAGGTTGTTGGTAAAAGTTGCTGTCAGAACCGTTAG